DNA from Alnus glutinosa chromosome 2, dhAlnGlut1.1, whole genome shotgun sequence:
taaaaagaaaatatacttatagtaaaaattgtaatacctACGTTAACACCGCTCTTATAATCTTATtcaaaggaaaatgtttgtagtaaaagtttttattacaattcaTTAACAAACCTGATGAGATAATTTATAATTAGTAAAGTAAATAAACTCTCATCCTCACGTGAATACAAAGAGTAAAAATGCTTAATTATTCCATTAATTATGAACTattccattaaatttgtgaataaAAGttagaggaatgctagagttttttctagtgttttttttgtgttcatttgaaatgatataaatataattaaaaaattacatcatgTCATCTAGAAAGatatagataatttttttttatcacatttATATCCTTTCAGATAGACAGTAGAAGGAATTTCAACATTTCTCTTATAATAATACCTTTAATTAaactttatcaaaaaaaaaaaaaaaaaaaaaaagaaatctaattAGAACATATTAAGTGATTATAACAAATCGAAAAGAGTTATTTATAGTTTTTGTATGAAATGCGCGCACttcatttaaagaaaaatttcattttatgatttttctaCGTGTTCATGACAGCTACGCCAAACTAGGGAAGTGCGCTCCCTTTACTTGCCCAATTTATGTAACATACCAAAACAGGGCTTTTAGCTTTGACCGGCTTATGCATATATTAAGACTAAAAAATTTTGGGATGCCAAAACAGTCCATTTCCGATTAGGATCCAGCAGCTAAAATCCAACTGGTACAAGTGGTGCTCTCCCGATCTCCTGCTAGGAATGTAAATAAGCCGACTTTGGATGAGTAGTATATGCCTAAATTtgactcatttaaatttattacgagcttaaatttttttataatgagCTCGAGTCAAGCTTGAGTAGCTCTCGAACTCTCAATTTATCACGAGCTTAAGTCGAGTTCAAGCTTATAtgacgagttttaaaaattaaaaattaagctcaactcgacttgaaaaaaagaaataaaaactaaaaaaaaaaaaaaatatttcattttatgaaaaaaattgaaattcacattatatatatatatatatgaaggatatttttgtcattcaaTTAGACATTGacttttttggtaatttagaagcaacattaacacaattaataGATATTATTTtccctccctttttcttttgatgtaTTTTAATTGCTTAGGAAAGAAAAAGTTCAAGTCTCTAGCTCGGAGTTAATTACACTTCATGTATAGGAAGGAGTCTGGTGGCACTGTTCCACACTTGTTCCAAACACAGATTAATTAGAAATCCACACTGAATAGTGAATATGAATATGAACAGTGTAAAACAAGCTAGCATACAAaatcatatgtatatatatgagattCTTGTGCGTTACTATATATGCACATGGATTTTAGCTCCGACGCAATAGGATAATAATTTATTGGGGCCTGGCCTGCTTGATTTACTATTCAAAAGGTGGCCCCGCCCCGTCGAATTTTCCTTCAAGGGGCCTGGGTGAGAATGTTTCATGCttaatgttgattttttttttttttttggtagaactTTTTTCTCCCTCGTTGACCTTTTTTCTCCTTAGTGCTTTAAGAAACTGCTAGGCAAAGCATGAATACCTGATAATTAAGGTGGCTTCTCTCAATCCCTTGATCTTTGTTTCAAAGGCCGAGACTGAGCGCAGCTTTGACGTCCAACCTCCATGCAAATCCTCCGCAGTCCATCCACCACACATCACAAGGCACCACCTTTGACGAAGTACAGTACTTCTGGTTCCGCCACGTGTGCTGCAGTCTCACTCGAGCCGTAAACGCCGGATACAAGCAGGGCAACAACCTCTCCTTCACCACCAACCTCACTGTACACTCCGGTAACTGTCCTTCATCCTCCTGGCTCACCATCCTCTTATACGCTTCGTTAACCCACTGCACCCTGTCGGAACCGTCCGATACGAACCCCGGGCACGTGTCCCTCTCGAGATTCTTAATTTTCTCCTCATCCGTACATCCTATTCCTCGTACATCCATGCACGTGTCTGTCACGCTCTCCACCGTCACCCATGACTCCACCACCCTCGTCTGAGCCATCACCGCCGTCCGATCTGACCCGGCACCGGGGTCAACGTCACCGAACACCCATTTCTTGTCACTCAACCACATTTGTGGGCCCTGATTATGATTATCCTCGATCGCTTTTTTATCAGCCGTGTGATCAACCTTAGACCGCGAGTCTCCAGCATCCAGATCTTTCTTTTGAGCTCTCTCAGGCAACAGTTGCAGAGTCAGAACCGTCTTCTCCAACTCATCTTTACTTTCTTCCTCAGaattcattttctctctcttatatccaTTATTATTCTTGCAACCCCTAACGTACTTTCTCTTCGTTCTTGCTTGTGAAACAGAAGGCCTGTTCTTGTTCTCCGTCGGCAAACTTGATCCGCTGGTGTCCGGTTTCGGTGCGATCGGTCGGAATCTGGGCATCACTCGGTTAATTAACATCTTATCCTGGGACCCACCGCCGAGGCTTGACACGTGCCATCTATCTCCACCGTCCATCACCCTCGTCTACCTCTGTTCCTAACctttctcgctctctctctctctcactctctctcggAGATGAAATCGATAATGATAGCGGTGACTGGTGAGCACCGGTGGCTGGGTTACCAACCACCACGTGTCTAGGGCAACATTGAAACAGTATCGTTTCGTGATTGGTTAGTTTCCAATTGCGGTGGGTCCGATTGAAAAGTTGCGTATCTGGGGGGGCAAATATTGGTCTGTGATTAGGTCCCACGATTCTAGCCAATCACAGTGGGGAGCGTGTTCGGCACTTTTGAGAAGGAGAGGACACGTGGGGATTGCCCAGGTTGCACagcataattttcttttctttttccagttTAAGTGGAAGTCCTTTTGGAAAAGCTTACAGAATGTGAACACGTGTTTTATACATGATTAGCTCGGAACAGTAAATTCGGTTTAAACTGCTGATTAATATAATTCTCGCAATTGACCTTCGGAGCGTGAGATGCACTTCCTGGTAATTTTTTAACAGGCTAGTTTCATTGGGAGGTGTAGACCACGTGTTATGCGCGAGTGTGCGCTTTGTTCGTAACTGAGtaagtttttttattgataattcCATTTGAATCTTGTCATGTGACGTGCCACtaaggtttttatttattttattttttatttttataactggTCCAGTCCTGAATTTTATCACAGCTacgacttttatatatatatatatatatatatatatatatatatatatatatatatatatataaaataatatcatatatattgtggggacttttttctttgttgtcgTACACGTGACAAAAATTTGTTAGACAATTCTTTCGTTTTGTTTGATAGAGATAAAAGGAGAAATGCTATAATTCTATCTAATATTTATGGTTTATGTGATATTTTAactaatttttgaattaattatttttaaataataaaaaatcaaatgattGGTTTTGAGTCTCACATCAACATTATTGAATAATTGtactataaaaatataatatcttgCATTATtactcaaagaaaaaagagtcaAGCTTCAAAATTACAGTAATTAAGAAATTTGACTGCCACCGAAACACTATGGCCATCCAAAAAAACTTAAACCTAAAATTCCACAAGGTAAGAAGGCCTACGTGAACGCAGTTACCTAATTATAATATTCAATAACAAAGCAATTTCAAGAGTAACAATTGACTTTTCTATAACAACATAGACCACACCTACAATTACATTATCAATTGTAAGGGAGCAGGTATAATGTATGCATATGAAATGAATAGAGAAGGAAGTAAGGGAGAGATGATGTGAGTGACTATTTCTGTAGCAATAAACGACATTACCTAAAACTAAATATAATCCAACAAGCTTCTAGTAGTTGCCCGTATTGTTACGATTTTTGTGGAGCTCAATTTGGAGCATGAACATTAGATTGAGCTAAGTTATTATATGATTAGGATTAAGGAGCCTAGCTTTTTGCGTCCTGTCATCCTATGTACCTCTTTGGATCTATATTGTTACGATTTTTGTGGAGTCCAATTTGGAGAATAAACATTAGATTGAGCTAACTTATTATATAATTAGGTTTTAGGGCCTAGCTTTTTGTGTCCAATCATCTTCAAAGCTTTTGATGTATCGATTAGGGTATCTAACACATGATTTGGTCATACCCATAGAAAATTGGACTCCTTTCTTTAccaactatttttatttttgtgtttgctGTTGttaataccacatttttataaTTCACAAACCTCTCTCCCACAGTTTGGACCATGCAAATATGATATCATCTAACTCAAGATGATACTCACAAAAAGTCATGTTCCGATGATTAACGGTTAAAGTAGGGCTGGATTTGTCCTAATTAAGTAACAAGAAatgaattaaagaaagaaaagagaattaaGGGCAGTGGCCATTTGGTTAGTGGAGAGGGGACAGCCTCTCGGCTCCATAGAGAACCAAAGCATATAAAAGTGCACCTTTTTTTGGATCAAATTTGATGACAATTACTTTTATGTAAGGTTATCCATAATCTGCACCCATCTCACTCTGTTGTTTGATAGGGTGCATGGACCAGCCTCTTGTTGCCTTTGTTATCGGTATTTCATTCCTTTTTAGTGGCGCATAATGTAGGATCACTATATGGTTGCCTAGATTTGCTGGAGCATCCACATCCAACTATGACATGTTCTTTGTCGATCTCCTATGTTTCTCGTGCCAATCTCATTGGCCcctattaatctattattatagCAATCACCCCAAGAGAGATGGATAACAactttcttttgtctttttatctcttttttccctaaaaaaaaaaatgttaggctTATATTATTTAAAGCATTCTTTTCCGGATAGCTAAATCTCATTTAGTTAACCTGGATGTTAAAATGAGAGCAAAAATAGCTGTATCCAGCtaagcaatttaaaaaaaaaaatggtaagttGCTAGCTTGCTACATcactattcactcaccaaatgtAAAAACAAAGCATTTTTTTAATCTCTAGCATCCTCTCTTATctcaataaaagaataaaaaaattattgagaaaTAATATGTAAAGTGGAATAGTATAAGTGGATAACTAAAATATAGAGTGAGATGTAGGTACTTTGAAAAAGTGGGTAgctaaaatagatttttttattttttttttagttaaaattgaGAGCAAATTTGTTAAGATATGTAAAtgttcttacaatttttttataacttgCTGATACATGTCAGCAAATGATAAAAACAACGCcagctatttaaaaaaaaaaaaaaaaaaaatttacacccTTCAATTATATACCGATAAGTGTCAACAAGATGTAAAAGAGTTGTAAAAGAAATATAAGTGTAGCGTTACTATTTTTCCTAACCCTAGGCAATTGTGCTTCGTATGAATTTAACCTTTGTTGCTAATTatataatgctccgtttgtttcggcgtaaaatgatttctagaaaacgatttcggcattttccggtgtttggtaggggcgaaaataatggtcaacgaaaatcattttcagtttgaccgtaaaaacttctttaatttttggaaaacgatttacgatttttaaaaccgtaaatcgttttccgaaatgaaactcttcgtccttacacgcatgtttgatatccgatcatcagaatttaacaattatcgATCGTCGGAATTCAGTCAGCgtcggagtccgacaacatccagtcggcgccggagtccaagaacatccggtcgccggaatcctgccggcgccaaaatcaggtcactggaATTGTAccggcgccggaatccggccacggGATGACCAAATTCCGGCTGGAATTTACCGGTTTCCGGCcaagccggccggatctggacggatccggccggatatgaccggatccggccggatttggccaaaatggccggaatccggccggatatgaccggatccagaagattccggccggaatccggccattttggtcggatccggtcaaactttttcgccggaatccggcgacgactaccggatgttgccggattctggcgacatttgccaaactctgatttttgcatttcgtaattttttcgtgcgaaccaaaacaccgaaaaatattttcaagaaaatcattttttctgaaaataatttcgccgaaatcattttacgatggaaatcattttacgtcgaaacaaacggagcataagagtAATAATAAACCTACCGCTCTGAATCAATATGGTCATTGGAGACTCACTagccccttaaaaaaaaaaaaaaaaagaagttaacaCCCTTCAATTCACAAGCCACGTGTAggtctatatttttatttttatttttttaattattattatataaacaGTTCCATTgcccttaatttatttattttttcgtgCAGTACAAAACCTTCATGAGCTCATATTAAGGAATTAGGACACTAGTTTcgacatttttctattttctgttCTTCTGGAATTGGTTTGGACAATGGCAAGCCACGTCATCGCTGATCAgattgggcctttttttttttttttttttggcttttgtgCTATGTAGAAAGCGCAATTGCGTACCTGCTGGCCTATATTAACGGACATAATTGGGCCTTCATTTCCCAAAGAACCCACCCGGAGGCCTTAAAACAGACCTCGTCAGTTGGAACAAAATCTGAGTAGGTcgacatttttctattttctgttCTTCTGGAATTGGTTTGGACAATGGCAAGCCACGTCATCGCTGATCAgattgggccttttttttttttttttttttggcttttgtgCTATGTAGAAAGCGCAATTGCGTACCTGCTGGCCTATATTAACGGACATAATTGGGCCTTCATTTCCCAAAGAACCCACCCGGAGGCCTTAAAACAGACCTCGTCAGTTGGAACAAAATCTGAGTAGGTTTTGAAGTCTAGGATAGTCCAAATTGCACATAATTTGAACAGCCCTACAACAAGAAGAGAACTGCAAAGCCCACCTGCGCCGAACAGCCTAGAATGGAAAACCCACTCACCCAAAACAAGTTTCGCAACCCTTCTTTAAGGCTATCCAATCTGCGCGCAATTCGGACAACCAATTTTAAGAAATGGAAAATGCTATACTTTAAGAAATTCCTATCCAGATTCCATAAGTCTAGCCCCGGAGGGAAGACAAATTAGGCCGCTTCCACGTTCTCCTCTCAGAGGGTGGATCCTACTGCAAGTCCCTCCCTTCAAGAGAGGAGGATTATTAGACAAGCCAAAATTTCCCTTTCCCTGAATCAATGTTGCAAATCACAATCAATGTCTCTAGAAGAGGCAAATAAAAAGGTCCCATACAGTAACTAAGAACCGTACATCAAACATGTTTCTTGAGTAAGGGaggcaaaaaaataaagcagCAGCCAAAACCACCATAAAAGTCATGGACAAACAAACACTTGTTTCTCAGGAAACCCTCGTTAAGTAAAATAAGTAATGATACCACTCAACCTCGGAAGTCTCAATCCGCATGGACAGAAACAGTACCCAGCAGATCTTGTAAATCTAGGCTTTGCATAAAGATGTATCAATAAACCAGCCCTAACTTTCATGATTCTAAAGCACGTTATTGTATACAGTGTATCACCTTATAAAGTGACCATACATCATGCTCGTGAAACACCGATTCATGAAATGAAAACTGGCAGAAGCAAAGCTTGTTTCCAATAGGGCATATTGGCCATTGCCTCTCATTTTTTCAATGTCACCGATTGCCATTTGCAAAACGCCAACAAAATGACAATTTTGAACAAATATTGAAGACTAAAGTCCACCCTGAAGAACTTGGAAATAATACAGAAGCTcagtaaaaaataaatccatAGACAAACATCGGATCATGTATATGGACTTGCTTATTTTCATCTCAAACCCAGAAAAGAACGGTCTTCAGGTTACTCCATTAACAATTTACCAATTGGTGCAAATTTGACATGGCAAGAAAAACTAGATCTGATAAATAATTATTGTCGCTTCGACTCACCCCATACGCAAAAGTAGAAAGGGAACCAGATGGAAGCTAGTTAACAACATCAAGAACCAGCTTGCGAGACTTAAAAATTGACCACTTCAAGCGACGGTAGTAACCAGCCTGAAGTAGTGCTAGTGACAGTACGAATATCCATTTAAATCCCATCTGCATTTGAACGTACAAAATGTCATTACAAAAAAGAGACACAGACAATGTCATAAACAAAATGTGGTTTTTCAATATTCTTCACATGATAGAAACACAAGTTAGAAGCAAATGTACCAGTTTCCTCTCCTCCATTTCGGGCTCCGCAGCCCATGTCAAAAATGACACCACATCTTTTCCCATCTGCACCACAGCATCAGAGAAGAGTTTGAGCTTTATTATCAAGAGAACATGTGATAACATGCAGCAAGAAAGCTTCTTATTGTTTCATGGGGATATTTTAAGAGGTAAACCAACCTGAGCTTCTGTTGCAGGTGTACCATCTTCATACTCAATGGCGCCATCATTAAGCATTTGAGGCATTGCAATCGCTCCCCCAGGAAAATAAGGATTATAATACAACCCGTCCCGAATCTACAATTCCAATTAAGAATCATGAAGGTAGGGCACAAATCATGAAGTTCtttagaacctttttttttctttttctttttctttttcctcatgTTGATGTGTTAGTGTTCCTATTTCAAGATATCAAGCTTGTTATTTTCAACTAAGAGTACATATTGGTCACCTCAACTACCAGTTTTTCATATTTACCATAGGAAAGGTGTTTAATAGATAAGGAATAAGAATTACCGAAACACCAGCAGGGGGATCACGATAACCAGTTAAGAGGGCAAATACATAGTTCTGACCGTTGTGACGAGCCTGAAAGGAACAAGGGTAAGAAAACTCTGGGATAAATAATATAGATTATACACAATTCTTAAGCAAAAGACAGGAATTACTTTGGTAACAAGACTTAGATCTGGAGGATAGGCCCCTCCATTAGCAAACCTAGCCGCTTGTTCGTTCGGATATGGCTGAGGAAAACGATCACTAAGTTTACCGGGGCGTGTAAACATCTCACCCTCATCATTAGGCCCATCAACCACTTCAATCTCGGCTGCCATAGCCTTTACCTCCTCTTCCGTATATGcaacacccaccaaatcacggTATGATATAAGTGACATAGAATGGCAAGATGCACAGACTTGTTGATAAACCTGATGACCACGACGAATCCTGCTCAGGCAAAATTGACATCAAAACATCAAGACCAGGAAACTGCATTTAATATGCAAAACCAACATCTTTATGTAccccacaccaaaaaaaaaaagttccaaaACATTTTCCAAGGTAATGTTTAGACAATGTGTAATGTTGTTCAAGTTCAAGGCACTACAAAGGCAAGGCTGAAAACAACGCCACCAAGGTCAAGAGGAATGATCACCGTCTATGAATTACTGAATATAAACCATGGATATGTAGAAGTAATGAAAAAGCAAACAATTTAGATAGAACTTTTATAAGTCATATTATACAATTAATAGCGCCATATTGCTAGAgtccaaaagaagaagaaaaaaaatcattggtTCAGTTGGAACTCACGAAGCATGATCATATGAACTGAGAATGCCCTGGTGAGGCCAGGGATAATTAGGACAATCTAAGCCATGTTCAGCCTCATCAGCTGAAGCTGCTAATGTTCCAAAACACAAGAGCCCTGAAACCCCTGCTCCAAGGAGAGCAAGTGCTCT
Protein-coding regions in this window:
- the LOC133861306 gene encoding uncharacterized protein LOC133861306 yields the protein MDGGDRWHVSSLGGGSQDKMLINRVMPRFRPIAPKPDTSGSSLPTENKNRPSVSQARTKRKYVRGCKNNNGYKREKMNSEEESKDELEKTVLTLQLLPERAQKKDLDAGDSRSKVDHTADKKAIEDNHNQGPQMWLSDKKWVFGDVDPGAGSDRTAVMAQTRVVESWVTVESVTDTCMDVRGIGCTDEEKIKNLERDTCPGFVSDGSDRVQWVNEAYKRMVSQEDEGQLPECTVRLVVKERLLPCLYPAFTARVRLQHTWRNQKYCTSSKVVPCDVWWMDCGGFAWRLDVKAALSLGL
- the LOC133859983 gene encoding cytochrome c1-2, heme protein, mitochondrial, yielding MAGRVIHRLLRRKLESHSTAPPLLSSLISKKYDVESTGMKSLRALALLGAGVSGLLCFGTLAASADEAEHGLDCPNYPWPHQGILSSYDHASIRRGHQVYQQVCASCHSMSLISYRDLVGVAYTEEEVKAMAAEIEVVDGPNDEGEMFTRPGKLSDRFPQPYPNEQAARFANGGAYPPDLSLVTKARHNGQNYVFALLTGYRDPPAGVSIRDGLYYNPYFPGGAIAMPQMLNDGAIEYEDGTPATEAQMGKDVVSFLTWAAEPEMEERKLMGFKWIFVLSLALLQAGYYRRLKWSIFKSRKLVLDVVN